CGTTTAATTCAAGGACCTTTAGCAGGTTTTAGTTGTGCTCCATTTCGTGAACTGTTTATGACATTCAAGTCCCCCGCTTACTGTGTCAGTGAAATGATTTCTGCGCACGATGTATTATACAAACATAAATCAAATTCCCGTTATCTTTTTCGTTCACCCCAAGAAGGATTACTTTGCTATCAAATTGCAGGCAATGAGCCTTCAGTCATGGCTGATGCTGCCGTACTGTTGCAACAGCATGGTGCTGATCTCATTGATATAAATTGCGGTTGTCCTAAAAGCAAAATTCGAAAAAAAGGAGCAGGGAGTGCTTTACTCGATAATCCGTCATTGTTAATTGCTATTATAGCTGCTATTCGACCAAAACTTAGCATTCCGTTGACGGTAAAAATTCGTCTTTCAGAAAATAACTATGATTTGACTTTAGCAAAAAAAATAGCAGAAGCCGGTGCCGATGCACTCATTGTGCATGGGCGGCATTGGTCAGAAAATTATGCCAAGCCCTGCAATTTGGCACAAATAAAACAAATTAAACAGGCTGTCGCTATACCTGTTATTGCCAATGGCGATATTAACAATCGACAATCGCTTTTAAATGCCGTAACTGTGAGTGAATGTGATGGCTATATGGTAAGTCGAGCTGGCACAGGTCAACCTTGGCTTTATAAAAATTTATTGCACGATTTACAAATTACGGTGGATGATGAGTGGCACAAGGCACTGTATATGCAACATCTGCTAGGACTTGCGCGTCTGGAAAATGATTACAAGGCGATGCTACAAAGCAAGTCATTGTTTCGCTATTATTTTAAAAACCGAGTGACTCAACAACAACTTCAAGCTTTTTATAGACTGGAAACATTATTTGACATTGAGTGTACGCTTAAAACTCTCAAACTTACTGAATAGAAATAGTCCGATATATTATTTTTACTCATGTCTGAAATTTTTTGGTGTCAAGACTGTTTTTTTAAAATTTATTTGGTTATTATGACAAACCCAGTTGAAGCTATTATTCTTAAGTTCTCTGTGGATAACTTTATTCTCTATTCGATTTT
This region of Legionella clemsonensis genomic DNA includes:
- a CDS encoding tRNA dihydrouridine synthase, giving the protein MQRFLNSSLTIGSLQLPTRLIQGPLAGFSCAPFRELFMTFKSPAYCVSEMISAHDVLYKHKSNSRYLFRSPQEGLLCYQIAGNEPSVMADAAVLLQQHGADLIDINCGCPKSKIRKKGAGSALLDNPSLLIAIIAAIRPKLSIPLTVKIRLSENNYDLTLAKKIAEAGADALIVHGRHWSENYAKPCNLAQIKQIKQAVAIPVIANGDINNRQSLLNAVTVSECDGYMVSRAGTGQPWLYKNLLHDLQITVDDEWHKALYMQHLLGLARLENDYKAMLQSKSLFRYYFKNRVTQQQLQAFYRLETLFDIECTLKTLKLTE